One Bufo gargarizans isolate SCDJY-AF-19 chromosome 3, ASM1485885v1, whole genome shotgun sequence DNA segment encodes these proteins:
- the ORMDL2 gene encoding ORM1-like protein 2, translated as MNVGVAHSEVNPNTRVLNSRGIWLAYIILVGFLHIILLSFPFFSVPVVWTLTNVIHNLVMYLFLHTVKGTPFETPDQGKARLLTHWEQMDYGIQFTSSRKFLTITPIVLYLLASFYTKYDAVHFLINTLSLLSVLLPKLPQFHGVRIFGINKY; from the exons ATGAATGTTGGGGTGGCACATAGTGAGGTGAACCCCAATACACGGGTGTTGAATAGTCGAGGAATATGGCTGGCCTACATTATTCTAGTAGGCTTTCTTCACATAATCCTCTTgagctttcccttcttcagcgTTCCTGTTGTCTGGACCTTGACTAATGTTATTCACAATCTT GTTATGtacctgttcctgcacacagtgAAGGGCACTCCATTTGAGACCCCTGACCAAGGTAAAGCACGGCTCCTTACTCATTGGGAGCAGATGGACTATGGCATCCAGTTTACCTCTTCCCGCAAGTTTCTCACCATCACACCAATTGTTTT ATACCTTCTTGCCAGCTTTTACACCAAATATGATGCTGTCCATTTCCTTATCAACACCTTATCGTTGCTCAGCGTCCTGCTTCCCAAGCTCCCCCAATTCCATGGAGTACGGATTTTTGGAATTAACAAGTACTGA